The region AGCTGCTCGACGGGGGCATCGAGCTTCTGGGCCTTGAGGTCCACGCGCCCGAGGTCCTGCGACTCGTTGTACTCCGTGCCCCACTGGCCGGTCTGCTTGTTGACGATCAGCTTGGCGGTCTTGTCCTCGCCGAACCAGAGATACAGCGTGTGCGTGCCCGCCGGCACCGACAGCGTGCCGATGGTAATCGGCGCCGACGTCTTGATCGTCGTCGCCTCGTTCGCGCCGAGCCGCCAGACCTTGCCCGGAGGCACGAGCTGGCCGCCCCACGTCGTGCGCCCCTTCTTGTAAGGCGCGCCGTAGTTGATCTCGATCTTGGCCCCGCCAACCGTCCCTTCCGCCGTCATGGGAGGGCTCAGGCGCTTCTGCTGCCCCGCAACCGGGCTGACCAGTGAGGCGACGGCCACCGCCGCCATCAGAACACCGAAACGTTTCATGTGCATCTCCTCCATCGTAAGCCCACTACAGAATCTTTAGACCGAAGGCGGACGCCGCCAGTTCCGCGCCAAGCACGGCCGTCTGGTTCTGGACGTCCAGAATGGGGTTGACCTCGACCAGGTCGAGCGAGGTCAGCAGCCCCGAATCCGCGATCATCTCCATGACGACGTGCGCCTCGCGGTAGTCGAGGCCCCCTTTGACGGGCGTGCCCACGCCCGGCGCGATGCCCGGGTCGCACACATCCAGGTCGAACGACACGTGGATGCCCGCCGTGCCCGCGCCGGCGATGGCCAGCGCCTGCTCCATCACCGCGGCGATCCCCTGGCGATCGATGTCCTTCATGGTGAAGACGCGCACCTTCGACTCGCGTACTTCTTTCTTCTCGACCTCGTCGAGATTGCGGATGCCGATGAGCACGGTCTTCTCGGCCGTCACCTTGGGTGAAAAGCTCCCGATGCGGGACAGCTCCGCAGGCTCGGATCCCAGGAGCGCCGCGAGCGGCATGCCGTGCACGTTGCCGCTCGGCGAGGTGCGCGGCGTGTTCATGTCGCCGTGCGCATCGACCCACAGGAGGCCGAGCGGCGTGCTCTGCCGGCGCGCCAGCTCCGCCGGCGCGCCCACCGATCCCGCGGCCAGGCTGTGATCGCCGCCGAGGACGAGCGGGATCGCCCCCTTCTCGAACGCGCTCAGCGACGTGTCGTACAGCTTCTGGCACACCCGGGCGATCTCGCGGATGTACCGTTTGGTGGGATCGCCTGCCGACTTCACCTCCGGAATGGGCGCGGGGATGTCGCCGCGCTCCACGACGGCCACGCCCAGCGACTCGAGCTTCTCGTGCAACCCCGCGATCCGCAGGGCAGAGGGGCCCATGTCCACCCCCCGGCGATTGCCGCCAAGGTCGAGGGGAACGCCGATGATGTGGACGGGGCGTGTCGCGCTCACGGTCTGCGGTACGAAATCGAAATGCCTTCGCCCGACGGCGTGACGATGGAACTCCACAGCGCGGGGCTGGTCCTGATGGTCTTCAGGAAGTCGCCCATCTCGGCCGCCTTGTTCACGACGTTGTGCGCGACGAACAGGCCGCCGCGATCGAGCCGGGGGAACACGAGGTCGAAGAAGCGCTGGTAGTCCTTCTTCCACGCGT is a window of Acidobacteriota bacterium DNA encoding:
- the rocF gene encoding arginase, giving the protein MSATRPVHIIGVPLDLGGNRRGVDMGPSALRIAGLHEKLESLGVAVVERGDIPAPIPEVKSAGDPTKRYIREIARVCQKLYDTSLSAFEKGAIPLVLGGDHSLAAGSVGAPAELARRQSTPLGLLWVDAHGDMNTPRTSPSGNVHGMPLAALLGSEPAELSRIGSFSPKVTAEKTVLIGIRNLDEVEKKEVRESKVRVFTMKDIDRQGIAAVMEQALAIAGAGTAGIHVSFDLDVCDPGIAPGVGTPVKGGLDYREAHVVMEMIADSGLLTSLDLVEVNPILDVQNQTAVLGAELAASAFGLKIL
- a CDS encoding DUF2911 domain-containing protein, with protein sequence MKRFGVLMAAVAVASLVSPVAGQQKRLSPPMTAEGTVGGAKIEINYGAPYKKGRTTWGGQLVPPGKVWRLGANEATTIKTSAPITIGTLSVPAGTHTLYLWFGEDKTAKLIVNKQTGQWGTEYNESQDLGRVDLKAQKLDAPVEQL